Proteins found in one Phytohabitans houttuyneae genomic segment:
- a CDS encoding serine/threonine-protein kinase — MPGPAQSSVEDLVAPRSRTAAATIPLTAAIPLAAAAALAAVALLAPAAVASPAPVTPSGPPPAGGSVTAEVCAISGYAPQGEDGARDLRTTLRAQTAGNMGGTRLERADTWVVPDGGRPVVVVDSATPLASGSARAYLFGLDFPIESGTGTARDRYVSTTEMPHFGPTVRVVGVRAGSNACDGSLVLMADRSVFSTRLGQAGVAAGALFGILLVLVARGRRGGWAQRFAMAAPFGLLAGVGEAAVLQESGVISPFSLVGWLVPLAGLLLAALLPLTRRRASRTVATAHTALDPAWQAPAHVPLGDYRADGPFTRTAVAQVDRGTHRETGERVLLKTVLPELAADPDAAARLVREAGVLRRLDDPHCLRPVAELSTPDGPPVLVTEYVDGVTARQVLTDGMPLTGPQACTVISGVLEGLAAVHSAGLVHRDVRPENIYLDADGRVLLAGFELAAPGEENAQVAQGVPPYAGPQQRRGEPIDGRADLWSAGAVLAELLTDAVPVVTDDASPVLLAGGDYDLAAPIADLIAQAMATDPDARPATAEDMRTGLREAAAEAYGPDWMTIGALTGAVVFPGGLLAAGAAAGAAGATGLAVSGTSAAATAGFGAATPAAAGAAIATTGMGQAVHTAAGAAGTPLGKIGAIVTPVLAIATVAAVGLSGAATAAPPPSADVITPEAARVIFVRTVAQARSGSLVHVDEPLRDFVTDTFAQVFPAPQHQLSAITVGVPRGQRSYPAYFIATARVAGPERVTHLVARFVRAAADQPWLMTSLSSWDDRTVAAPTLDPDGYLATPPPLTDLIADPARLPDLYADWFRRSETANRVVTDPLLTLAGGTSFLKEAAQTEHFPAAPNDRGTSRRATARPRARWRRSSSRSRTAPCWSAST; from the coding sequence ATGCCCGGGCCCGCTCAGTCCTCTGTGGAGGATCTTGTGGCACCTCGATCGCGCACGGCCGCCGCCACCATCCCGCTCACCGCTGCCATCCCGCTCGCCGCCGCGGCAGCGCTCGCTGCCGTCGCGCTGCTGGCCCCGGCGGCCGTAGCCTCGCCCGCGCCGGTCACCCCCAGCGGACCGCCGCCCGCGGGCGGGTCCGTGACAGCCGAGGTGTGCGCGATCAGCGGGTACGCGCCGCAGGGTGAGGACGGCGCCCGTGACCTGCGCACGACGCTGCGCGCGCAGACCGCCGGCAACATGGGCGGCACGCGGCTGGAGAGGGCCGACACCTGGGTGGTGCCGGACGGTGGCCGGCCGGTCGTGGTCGTCGACTCGGCCACGCCGCTCGCGAGCGGGTCGGCCCGCGCGTACCTGTTCGGGCTCGACTTCCCGATCGAGTCCGGCACCGGCACGGCCCGCGACCGGTACGTCAGCACGACCGAGATGCCGCACTTCGGGCCGACCGTGCGGGTGGTCGGCGTGCGCGCCGGTTCCAACGCCTGCGACGGAAGCCTGGTGCTGATGGCGGACCGCAGCGTGTTCTCCACCCGCCTCGGGCAGGCGGGCGTGGCCGCCGGTGCGCTGTTCGGGATCCTGCTGGTGCTCGTCGCCCGCGGGCGGCGGGGCGGCTGGGCGCAGCGATTCGCGATGGCGGCGCCGTTCGGGCTGCTGGCCGGGGTGGGCGAGGCGGCGGTGTTGCAGGAGTCCGGCGTGATCAGCCCGTTCAGCCTGGTCGGGTGGCTCGTGCCGCTCGCCGGCCTGCTGCTGGCCGCGCTGCTGCCGCTGACCCGCCGCCGCGCGTCGCGGACCGTCGCGACCGCGCACACCGCGCTCGACCCCGCGTGGCAAGCCCCCGCGCACGTGCCGCTGGGCGACTACCGGGCGGACGGGCCGTTCACCCGCACGGCGGTGGCGCAGGTCGACCGCGGCACCCACCGCGAGACCGGCGAGCGGGTGCTGCTCAAGACCGTGCTGCCGGAGCTGGCCGCCGACCCGGACGCGGCCGCCCGGCTGGTCCGCGAGGCCGGCGTGCTGCGGCGGCTGGACGATCCGCACTGCCTGCGGCCGGTCGCCGAGCTGTCCACACCGGACGGTCCGCCGGTGCTGGTCACCGAGTACGTCGACGGCGTCACCGCCCGCCAGGTGCTGACCGACGGCATGCCGCTGACCGGGCCGCAGGCCTGCACGGTGATCTCCGGAGTGCTGGAGGGCCTGGCCGCGGTGCACAGCGCCGGCCTCGTACACCGCGATGTGCGGCCGGAAAACATCTACCTCGACGCCGATGGGCGGGTGCTGCTGGCCGGCTTCGAGCTCGCCGCGCCCGGCGAGGAAAACGCGCAGGTGGCTCAGGGCGTCCCGCCGTACGCGGGCCCGCAGCAGCGGCGCGGCGAGCCGATCGACGGCCGCGCGGACCTGTGGTCGGCCGGCGCGGTGCTGGCCGAGCTGCTCACCGACGCAGTGCCCGTGGTCACCGACGACGCCTCGCCCGTTCTGCTGGCCGGCGGCGACTACGACCTGGCCGCGCCCATCGCCGACCTGATCGCACAGGCCATGGCGACCGACCCGGACGCGCGGCCGGCCACCGCCGAGGACATGCGCACCGGCCTGCGGGAGGCGGCCGCGGAGGCGTACGGGCCGGACTGGATGACCATCGGCGCGCTGACCGGCGCTGTCGTGTTCCCCGGCGGGTTGCTGGCCGCCGGCGCAGCGGCCGGAGCAGCCGGCGCGACAGGGCTCGCGGTCAGCGGTACCAGCGCAGCCGCCACCGCGGGCTTCGGCGCCGCCACACCTGCCGCGGCCGGCGCGGCCATCGCGACCACCGGGATGGGCCAGGCGGTACACACCGCCGCCGGCGCGGCCGGCACGCCGCTGGGCAAGATCGGCGCGATCGTCACGCCGGTGCTCGCGATCGCCACCGTCGCCGCGGTCGGGCTCTCCGGCGCCGCCACCGCCGCACCCCCGCCCAGCGCCGACGTGATCACACCGGAGGCGGCACGGGTGATCTTCGTGCGGACCGTCGCCCAGGCCAGGAGCGGCTCGCTGGTACACGTCGACGAGCCGCTGCGGGACTTCGTGACCGACACGTTCGCGCAGGTCTTCCCGGCGCCGCAACACCAACTCTCCGCGATCACCGTCGGCGTGCCGCGCGGCCAGCGCTCCTACCCGGCGTACTTCATCGCCACCGCCCGCGTCGCCGGTCCCGAGCGCGTCACCCACCTGGTGGCCCGGTTCGTGCGCGCCGCCGCCGACCAGCCGTGGCTGATGACGAGCCTGAGCAGCTGGGACGACCGCACCGTCGCCGCACCCACGCTCGACCCCGACGGCTACCTGGCCACCCCGCCGCCGTTGACCGACCTGATCGCCGACCCCGCCCGGCTGCCCGACCTTTACGCCGACTGGTTCCGCCGCTCCGAAACCGCGAACCGGGTGGTGACCGACCCGCTGCTCACGCTCGCCGGCGGCACGTCGTTCTTGAAGGAAGCCGCCCAGACCGAGCATTTCCCCGCGGCCCCCAACGACCGGGGTACGTCTCGACGCGCTACAGCCCGGCCGCGCGCGCGGTGGCGCCGGAGCTCATCCCGTTCGCGGACGGCACCGTGCTGGTCAGCTTCGACCTGA
- a CDS encoding DUF6286 domain-containing protein — protein sequence MPIVNRIASLLLGLALLAAGLLAVVEAALVGLDRPALWVPRDDWYARLTTTGWRDSSVLFVAVVAGALGLLILLAQLRPWRPDRIATYPHADSADGAQDPSWYLQRRSVEHRLAAAAERVPGVRDAQAVVRGRPRRWRAAVKAAGDRETRPDVEQAVRAELERMSAPDTVRLGVSLTRIRRVT from the coding sequence GTGCCGATCGTCAACCGGATCGCCTCGCTCTTGCTCGGCCTCGCCCTGCTCGCGGCCGGCCTGCTCGCCGTCGTGGAAGCCGCGCTGGTCGGCCTGGACCGCCCGGCGCTGTGGGTCCCCCGCGACGACTGGTACGCGCGGCTGACCACCACCGGATGGCGCGACAGCAGCGTGCTCTTCGTCGCCGTGGTGGCCGGCGCGCTCGGCCTGCTCATCCTGCTCGCCCAGCTGCGCCCGTGGCGGCCGGACCGCATCGCCACCTACCCCCACGCGGACAGCGCGGACGGGGCACAGGACCCCAGCTGGTACCTGCAGCGCCGCTCCGTCGAACACCGCCTCGCCGCAGCGGCCGAACGGGTGCCCGGCGTCCGCGACGCCCAAGCGGTGGTCCGCGGCCGCCCGCGCCGGTGGCGAGCCGCGGTCAAGGCGGCCGGCGACCGCGAAACCAGACCCGACGTGGAACAGGCCGTGCGCGCCGAACTGGAACGGATGTCCGCGCCGGACACCGTCCGCCTCGGCGTGTCCCTCACCCGGATCAGGAGGGTGACGTGA
- a CDS encoding Asp23/Gls24 family envelope stress response protein, whose protein sequence is MAETDTNAMTNTGTATRTQTGTSGRTGTTGGGLEPARSQLVTEEGKTRIAEGVVAKIAGLAAREIPGVHSMGTSMSRRMGQLRSMMPGTADATRQGVAVEVGEKEAAIDLDVVTWYGQSIVDVCDAVRRNVKDRVQTMTGLRVVEVNITVDDVYVEGEQDEEKESRVQ, encoded by the coding sequence ATGGCGGAGACTGATACCAACGCGATGACGAACACGGGGACCGCCACGCGGACGCAAACCGGCACGTCCGGACGCACCGGCACCACGGGCGGCGGCCTCGAGCCGGCGCGCTCGCAGCTGGTGACCGAGGAGGGCAAGACCCGCATCGCCGAGGGCGTGGTCGCGAAGATCGCCGGCCTGGCGGCGCGCGAGATCCCCGGCGTGCACTCGATGGGCACCAGCATGTCCCGCCGCATGGGTCAGCTGCGCTCGATGATGCCGGGCACCGCCGACGCGACCCGCCAGGGCGTGGCGGTCGAGGTCGGCGAGAAGGAAGCCGCGATCGACCTGGACGTGGTGACCTGGTACGGCCAGAGCATCGTCGACGTCTGCGACGCGGTGCGCCGCAACGTCAAGGACCGGGTGCAGACCATGACCGGCCTGCGGGTCGTCGAGGTCAACATCACCGTCGACGACGTGTACGTCGAGGGTGAGCAGGACGAGGAGAAAGAGTCCCGGGTCCAGTGA